The Chthoniobacterales bacterium genome includes a window with the following:
- a CDS encoding 4'-phosphopantetheinyl transferase superfamily protein: MTPATIWRKAPAERHLPQDEIHLWRASIQELLPQAQVADLSEQERIKLGALKNETVRAQFFVSHWLTRQILASYLQLAPSELQFNQSKAGKPNLIGTPLEFNRSHSGGWLVLALSTKAVGVDIEKVGLRSQMDAIVERWFEEPEKEEFRRLSDAEKPAFFHSRWTQKEAVLKAWGVGLVQLSDYAKFQRASWSCRFEPAPGLAGCVAQVDLTPRQLQFYRA; encoded by the coding sequence ATGACTCCAGCGACCATCTGGCGGAAAGCGCCCGCCGAACGGCATTTGCCGCAGGACGAGATTCATCTCTGGCGCGCGTCGATTCAGGAACTGCTCCCGCAGGCCCAAGTTGCAGACTTATCTGAACAGGAAAGAATCAAACTTGGCGCGCTGAAAAATGAAACCGTCCGAGCGCAGTTTTTCGTGTCGCATTGGCTGACGCGTCAGATTTTGGCCAGTTACCTGCAACTGGCGCCCTCGGAGTTGCAGTTCAATCAGAGCAAAGCTGGCAAGCCCAATTTGATTGGAACTCCGCTGGAGTTCAATCGAAGTCACTCCGGCGGCTGGCTCGTCCTCGCTCTTTCGACAAAAGCAGTCGGCGTGGACATCGAGAAAGTCGGACTGCGCTCTCAAATGGACGCGATTGTCGAACGCTGGTTTGAGGAGCCGGAAAAAGAGGAATTTCGCCGTTTATCGGACGCTGAAAAGCCAGCGTTTTTTCACAGCCGTTGGACGCAAAAAGAAGCCGTCCTGAAAGCCTGGGGAGTCGGTCTGGTTCAGCTCAGCGACTACGCAAAATTCCAGAGAGCGTCCTGGAGCTGTCGTTTTGAGCCCGCGCCCGGCCTCGCTGGCTGCGTCGCCCAAGTGGACCTGACGCCGCGGCAGTTGCAGTTCTATCGGGCCTGA
- the rpoN gene encoding RNA polymerase factor sigma-54: MHQSQNMSLQQVLAPQLQQSLAILQAPMIELRNIIQQEMQTNPVIEEDITEPSIEDKQREMEDFKDEFEKLAKLDEEWRDYMAQSSSYSGRTADEEERRQFFFDSIVNEETLQQHLLDQLNMLDLDQDDRRTAELIVGNIDDVGFLQTTPEEMSMNTGIPEENFRRMLDVVQGFHPVGVGALDLRDCLMIQLRRLGKENSAEYRIVENHLADLGKRRFPEIGRKLGMSPEQVQRHANMIGTLDPRPGQVFTPDPNNYVLPDVNVEKISGEFTISLNGEQIPHLRISNTYKDLMSQEGNGAEVKDYIREKIRSGKFLIKSIHQRQQTIHNIATEIVKHQQEFLENGAAHLKPLTMVQIANIVGVHETTVSRAISGKYMSTPQGVFDMKYFFTPGYQTDAGQNMSNTSVKGSIAEMVKNEDTSSPLSDKDIVKILSERGIPIARRTVAKYRNELNILPSNLRKQY, from the coding sequence AGTCCCAGAACATGTCGCTGCAGCAGGTGCTCGCACCGCAGTTGCAACAAAGTCTCGCCATTCTGCAAGCTCCCATGATCGAGCTGCGCAACATCATTCAGCAGGAGATGCAGACCAATCCCGTGATCGAGGAAGACATCACCGAGCCGAGCATTGAGGACAAGCAGCGGGAGATGGAGGACTTTAAGGACGAGTTTGAGAAGCTAGCCAAACTCGATGAGGAATGGCGCGATTACATGGCGCAGAGCAGCAGTTACTCCGGGCGCACGGCGGACGAGGAAGAGCGGCGCCAATTTTTCTTCGATTCCATTGTGAACGAGGAAACGCTCCAGCAGCATTTACTCGATCAGCTCAACATGCTCGATCTCGACCAGGATGATCGCCGCACCGCCGAACTCATTGTCGGCAACATCGACGACGTTGGTTTTCTTCAAACCACGCCCGAGGAAATGTCCATGAACACCGGCATTCCCGAGGAAAATTTTCGGAGAATGCTCGATGTCGTGCAGGGGTTTCATCCCGTCGGCGTTGGTGCGCTCGATTTGCGCGATTGTCTGATGATTCAACTTCGGCGGCTGGGCAAAGAAAATTCCGCCGAGTATCGCATTGTGGAAAACCACCTCGCCGACTTGGGCAAACGCCGTTTTCCGGAGATTGGACGCAAACTCGGAATGTCGCCCGAACAAGTCCAGCGGCACGCCAATATGATCGGCACGCTCGACCCGCGACCCGGCCAGGTTTTCACGCCGGACCCGAATAACTACGTGCTGCCCGACGTAAACGTGGAGAAAATCAGCGGCGAATTCACCATTTCCCTCAATGGCGAACAAATCCCGCATCTGCGCATCAGCAACACTTACAAGGATCTTATGTCGCAGGAAGGCAACGGGGCCGAGGTGAAGGATTACATTCGCGAAAAAATTCGTAGCGGGAAGTTTCTCATCAAGAGCATCCACCAGCGCCAGCAGACAATTCATAACATCGCGACCGAGATCGTGAAGCATCAGCAGGAGTTTCTCGAAAATGGCGCGGCGCATTTGAAGCCGCTGACCATGGTGCAGATCGCCAACATCGTCGGCGTGCACGAAACAACCGTCAGCCGGGCCATTTCCGGCAAATACATGTCCACGCCGCAGGGTGTATTCGACATGAAATATTTCTTTACGCCCGGATATCAGACCGATGCGGGGCAAAACATGAGCAATACCAGCGTGAAGGGCAGCATCGCCGAGATGGTAAAAAACGAGGACACTTCCAGTCCACTCAGCGACAAGGACATCGTCAAAATTCTCTCGGAACGCGGCATTCCCATCGCACGCCGAACGGTGGCCAAGTATCGCAACGAGTTGAATATTCTGCCGAGCAATCTGCGCAAGCAGTATTGA
- the rpsU gene encoding 30S ribosomal protein S21, with translation MPEVIVRKGEPIDRALKRLKSKLDAEGIMEEVRRLRAFETPVQKTRRKAKSNAKKAKLKFRFNPA, from the coding sequence ATGCCAGAGGTAATTGTTCGCAAAGGAGAGCCCATTGATCGCGCTCTTAAAAGACTCAAAAGCAAGCTCGACGCCGAGGGAATCATGGAGGAAGTCCGCCGCCTGCGTGCGTTTGAGACTCCGGTCCAGAAGACCCGCCGCAAGGCCAAGTCCAATGCGAAAAAAGCGAAGCTGAAATTCCGTTTCAACCCAGCCTAA